In Massilia forsythiae, one DNA window encodes the following:
- a CDS encoding protealysin inhibitor emfourin codes for MKISAIASGGFAGRVERLEVDTACRPDGKSIEALLEQLDFFGAQPAAGCPIGADLQRWEITADDGRRCRSVVLHEDGAPAGAGWQALLAHLRTGA; via the coding sequence ATGAAGATCAGCGCCATCGCCAGCGGCGGCTTTGCTGGCCGCGTCGAACGCCTCGAAGTCGACACCGCCTGCCGCCCGGACGGCAAGTCGATCGAAGCGCTGCTGGAGCAGCTGGATTTCTTCGGCGCGCAACCAGCCGCCGGTTGCCCGATCGGCGCCGACCTGCAGCGCTGGGAAATCACCGCCGACGACGGCCGGCGCTGCCGCAGCGTGGTCCTGCACGAGGACGGCGCTCCCGCCGGCGCCGGCTGGCAGGCACTGCTCGCCCACCTGCGCACCGGCGCCTGA
- the fdxA gene encoding ferredoxin FdxA — protein sequence MTHVVTESCIRCRYTDCVDVCPVDCFREGPNFLAIDPDECIDCAVCVAECPVNAIYAEEDVPSDQQQFIKINADLARNWPSITKTKPALPDAEEWKDVKDKLGELAR from the coding sequence ATGACCCACGTTGTCACCGAATCGTGCATCCGTTGTCGCTATACCGACTGCGTCGATGTATGCCCGGTAGATTGTTTCCGGGAAGGCCCGAACTTCCTCGCCATCGACCCGGACGAATGCATCGACTGCGCCGTGTGCGTGGCGGAATGCCCGGTCAACGCGATCTATGCGGAAGAAGACGTGCCGTCGGACCAGCAGCAATTCATCAAGATCAACGCCGACCTCGCGCGCAACTGGCCGTCGATCACCAAGACCAAGCCCGCCCTGCCCGACGCGGAAGAGTGGAAAGACGTCAAGGACAAGCTGGGCGAACTGGCCCGCTGA
- a CDS encoding NAD(P)/FAD-dependent oxidoreductase has product MGAIAPNSSFAGAIEADAVIIGAGPVGLFQVFELGLLEIKAHVIDSLAAVGGQCVELYPDKPIYDIPAVPVCTGQELTDNLLKQIEPFEPTFHLGQEVTTVQRREDHRFNVETTAGTRFITKTIFIAAGVGSFQSRTIKVDGIEKFENSQLHYRVKDPSLFEGKNLVICGGGDSALDWALNFVGKAESVVLVHRRDDFRAAPASVAKMKQLCEDYEMQLITGQVTGFDEKDGQLSEVKVTGADGVTRRVPLDMLMVFFGLSPKLGPIAEWGLDIERRQLKVVDTEKFETNVPGIFAVGDINTYPGKKKLILSGFHEAALAAFGAAPYIFPDKKIHMQYTTTSPKLHKILGVETPQFD; this is encoded by the coding sequence ATGGGCGCCATCGCTCCCAACAGCTCCTTTGCCGGCGCCATCGAAGCCGATGCGGTGATCATCGGCGCGGGTCCGGTCGGTCTTTTCCAGGTGTTCGAACTGGGCCTGCTGGAAATCAAGGCCCACGTCATCGATTCGCTGGCGGCCGTCGGCGGCCAGTGCGTGGAACTGTACCCGGACAAGCCGATCTACGACATCCCGGCCGTGCCGGTCTGCACCGGCCAGGAACTGACCGACAACCTGCTCAAGCAGATCGAACCGTTCGAGCCGACCTTCCACCTGGGCCAGGAAGTCACCACCGTCCAGCGCCGTGAAGACCACCGCTTCAACGTCGAGACCACTGCCGGCACCCGCTTCATCACCAAGACCATCTTCATCGCCGCCGGCGTCGGTTCGTTCCAGTCGCGCACGATCAAGGTCGACGGCATCGAGAAGTTCGAGAACAGCCAGCTGCACTACCGCGTCAAGGATCCGAGCCTGTTCGAAGGCAAGAACCTGGTCATCTGCGGCGGCGGCGACTCGGCCCTGGACTGGGCCCTGAACTTCGTCGGCAAGGCCGAATCCGTGGTGCTGGTGCACCGCCGCGACGACTTCCGCGCCGCGCCGGCGTCGGTCGCCAAGATGAAGCAGCTGTGCGAAGACTACGAGATGCAGCTGATCACCGGCCAGGTCACCGGCTTCGACGAAAAGGATGGCCAGCTGTCCGAGGTGAAAGTCACCGGCGCCGATGGCGTCACCCGCCGCGTGCCGCTGGACATGCTGATGGTCTTCTTCGGCCTGTCGCCGAAGCTGGGTCCGATCGCCGAGTGGGGCCTGGACATCGAGCGCCGCCAGCTGAAGGTCGTGGATACCGAGAAGTTCGAGACCAACGTACCGGGCATCTTCGCCGTGGGCGACATCAACACCTACCCGGGCAAGAAGAAGCTGATCCTGTCGGGCTTCCACGAAGCCGCGCTGGCCGCCTTCGGCGCCGCGCCGTACATCTTCCCGGACAAGAAGATCCACATGCAGTACACGACGACTTCGCCGAAGCTGCACAAGATCCTCGGCGTCGAAACGCCGCAGTTTGATTGA
- a CDS encoding polyhydroxyalkanoate depolymerase, with translation MLYQLHEMQRSFLNPLMQWADASAKLFSNPVSPFAHTPFAQRIAAGYELMYRLGKDYEKPAFGLNTTTIDGKTVGIVERIEVNKPFCELRHFKKDMPDAEFAALKQPTVLLVAPLSGHHATLLRDTVRALLPGQDVYVTDWVDARMVPLSDGPFHLDDYVFYVQDFIRHLGPDVHVISVCQPTVPVLAAISLMATQNDPKLPKSMTMMGGPIDPGKSPTAVNDLAVEKPFSWFENTVIYAVPGNYPGFGRKVYPGFLQHAGFVAMNPGRHAQSHREFYQHLVRGDDDSAESHRKFYDEYNAVLDMPAEYYLETIKTVFQEHRLPKGTWEVGGQLVRPQDIKTVALFTIEGELDDISGAGQTKAAHELCKGIPEDMQQHFTAPKCGHYGIFSGRRWREIICPMIGEFIRKHG, from the coding sequence ATGCTCTACCAACTGCACGAGATGCAACGCTCCTTCCTGAACCCGCTGATGCAGTGGGCCGACGCTTCCGCCAAGCTGTTTTCCAATCCCGTTTCTCCATTCGCGCACACGCCGTTCGCGCAGCGCATCGCTGCCGGCTACGAGCTGATGTACCGGCTCGGCAAGGATTACGAAAAACCGGCCTTCGGCCTGAATACGACCACCATCGACGGCAAGACGGTCGGCATCGTCGAACGCATCGAAGTCAACAAGCCGTTCTGCGAACTGCGGCACTTCAAGAAGGACATGCCGGACGCCGAGTTCGCCGCGCTGAAGCAGCCGACGGTGCTGCTGGTCGCGCCGCTGTCGGGCCACCACGCGACGCTGCTGCGCGACACCGTGCGCGCGCTGCTGCCGGGCCAGGACGTGTACGTCACCGATTGGGTCGACGCGCGCATGGTGCCGCTGTCCGACGGGCCGTTCCACCTGGACGACTATGTGTTCTACGTGCAGGACTTCATCCGCCACCTGGGACCGGACGTGCACGTGATCTCGGTGTGCCAGCCGACCGTGCCGGTGCTGGCGGCGATCTCGCTGATGGCCACCCAGAACGACCCCAAACTGCCGAAATCGATGACCATGATGGGCGGCCCGATCGATCCGGGCAAGTCGCCGACGGCAGTCAACGACCTGGCCGTGGAAAAGCCATTCTCGTGGTTCGAAAACACGGTGATCTATGCGGTGCCGGGCAATTATCCCGGCTTCGGACGCAAGGTGTATCCGGGCTTCCTGCAGCATGCCGGCTTCGTCGCCATGAATCCGGGCCGCCACGCGCAGAGCCACCGCGAGTTCTACCAGCACCTGGTGCGCGGCGACGACGATTCGGCGGAATCGCACCGCAAGTTCTACGACGAGTACAACGCCGTGCTCGACATGCCGGCCGAGTATTACCTGGAAACCATCAAGACCGTGTTCCAGGAACATCGGTTGCCGAAGGGGACCTGGGAAGTCGGCGGCCAGCTAGTGCGCCCGCAGGATATCAAGACCGTCGCCCTGTTCACCATCGAAGGCGAACTGGACGACATCTCCGGCGCCGGCCAGACCAAGGCCGCGCACGAACTGTGCAAGGGCATTCCGGAAGACATGCAGCAGCACTTCACAGCGCCCAAGTGCGGCCACTACGGCATCTTCTCGGGCCGCCGCTGGCGCGAGATCATCTGTCCGATGATCGGGGAGTTCATCCGCAAGCACGGGTGA